A part of Nocardioides sp. WS12 genomic DNA contains:
- a CDS encoding phospholipase D-like domain-containing protein: MAHGDRDPLAGLRTVLRRVLLTVIGVPFVVAFAMSVVDSYRRRGKRPKPFPTREPHTVTVGDGQITTYTFGRDLYDDMLAAIEGAERQILFETYIWKGDATGERFKRALIAAADRGVDVYCIYDAFANLVVSPAFKRFPAHVKVLKYPVYSAGWRFFDLRRYGRDHRKILVVDDNVGFIGGYNIGSSYETEWRDTHVRITGPAVWDLKRAFADFWNLNRRRRIRTSERPLLLETASTWEPRVRVQRNVPRLWMFPIRSMYIEAINRASHNVWMTQAYFLPDEDFIDAVKAAARRGVDVRLLLPLKSNHIVADWISRGYFSQLLDSGVRILRYRDAMVHAKTATVDGNWATVGTANIDRLSLQGNFEINVEIIDEGFARDLEAIFEVDQSHCLELTSGEWEARDVHRKFTEMLLTPLRPLL; this comes from the coding sequence GTGGCGCATGGTGACAGGGACCCGCTCGCCGGGCTGAGGACGGTGCTGCGGCGGGTCCTGCTCACGGTGATCGGTGTGCCGTTCGTGGTGGCCTTCGCCATGTCCGTGGTCGACTCCTACCGCCGGCGCGGCAAGCGCCCCAAGCCGTTCCCGACGAGGGAGCCCCACACGGTCACCGTGGGCGACGGACAGATCACGACGTACACCTTCGGTCGTGACCTGTACGACGACATGCTGGCCGCGATCGAGGGTGCTGAGCGGCAGATCCTCTTCGAGACCTACATCTGGAAGGGCGACGCGACGGGGGAGCGGTTCAAGCGGGCCCTCATCGCTGCCGCCGACCGGGGCGTCGACGTCTACTGCATCTACGACGCGTTCGCGAACCTCGTGGTCTCGCCCGCGTTCAAGCGGTTCCCGGCCCATGTGAAGGTACTCAAGTACCCCGTTTACTCCGCAGGCTGGCGCTTCTTCGACCTGCGTCGCTACGGCCGGGACCACCGCAAGATCCTCGTCGTCGACGACAACGTCGGATTCATCGGTGGCTACAACATCGGCTCCAGTTACGAGACCGAGTGGCGCGACACCCACGTCCGGATCACCGGGCCAGCGGTGTGGGACCTCAAACGGGCGTTTGCCGACTTCTGGAACCTCAACCGCCGTCGCCGCATTCGCACCTCCGAGCGGCCCCTGCTGCTGGAGACGGCCTCGACCTGGGAGCCGCGGGTCCGGGTGCAGCGCAACGTCCCGCGCCTGTGGATGTTCCCGATCCGCTCGATGTACATCGAGGCGATCAACCGGGCCAGCCACAACGTGTGGATGACCCAGGCGTACTTCCTCCCCGACGAGGACTTCATCGACGCAGTCAAGGCCGCGGCGCGACGCGGTGTCGACGTACGCCTGCTCCTGCCGCTGAAGTCGAACCACATCGTGGCCGACTGGATTTCCCGCGGGTACTTCAGCCAGTTGCTCGACTCCGGTGTGCGGATCCTTCGCTATCGCGACGCGATGGTGCACGCCAAGACGGCCACCGTCGACGGGAACTGGGCCACGGTCGGCACGGCCAACATCGACCGGCTCAGCCTGCAGGGCAACTTCGAGATCAACGTCGAGATCATCGACGAGGGCTTCGCCCGCGATCTGGAGGCGATCTTCGAGGTCGACCAGTCCCACTGCCTCGAGCTCACCAGCGGTGAGTGGGAGGCGCGCGACGTGCACCGCAAGTTCACCGAGATGCTGCTCACCCCCCTTCGCCCGCTCCTCTGA